In one window of Thalassococcus arenae DNA:
- a CDS encoding DEAD/DEAH box helicase: MTKFSDLNLNPKVLKAVEEAGYETPTPIQLGAIPPALEGKDVLGIAQTGTGKTAGFVLPMITLLARGRARARMPRSLVLCPTRELAAQVAENFDTYAKHVKLTKALLIGGVSFKEQDALIDKGVDVLIATPGRLLDHFERGKLLLTGVQVMVVDEADRMLDMGFIPDIERIFSLTPFTRQTLFFSATMAPEIERITNTFLSAPARIEVARQATASETIEQAAVVFKPSRRDREASEKRAVLRAIIDAEGDKCSNAIVFCNRKVDVDIVAKSLKKYGYDAAAIHGDLDQSQRTRTLDGFRAGDLRLLVASDVAARGLDIPAVSHVFNFDVPSHAEDYVHRIGRTGRAGREGKAFTIVVPKDEKYLDAVEKLIQKTIPRVDNPAKVGKPVDDTDTAEDDKPKRASRSRSRSRKSDKPETEPRPAEARPAEAAPEAKTDDKGRSRSDRGKSDRSRSGGKSGGRDGGVVGLGDHLPEFIALSFDERRTG, translated from the coding sequence ATGACCAAGTTTTCTGATCTCAACCTTAATCCCAAGGTTCTCAAGGCCGTCGAAGAGGCGGGCTACGAAACACCGACGCCCATTCAGCTGGGCGCCATTCCCCCCGCGCTCGAAGGCAAGGACGTGCTGGGCATCGCCCAGACCGGAACCGGCAAGACCGCCGGCTTTGTTCTGCCGATGATCACCCTGCTGGCCCGTGGCCGTGCCCGCGCCCGGATGCCGCGCAGCCTTGTGCTGTGCCCGACGCGGGAACTGGCCGCGCAGGTGGCCGAGAATTTCGACACCTACGCCAAGCACGTCAAGCTGACAAAGGCGCTGTTGATCGGCGGCGTCAGCTTCAAGGAACAGGACGCGCTGATCGACAAGGGCGTCGACGTGCTGATCGCCACGCCGGGCCGCCTGCTGGACCATTTCGAGCGCGGCAAGCTGCTGCTCACCGGCGTGCAGGTCATGGTGGTGGACGAAGCCGACCGGATGCTCGACATGGGGTTCATCCCCGATATCGAACGCATCTTCAGCCTGACCCCCTTCACCCGGCAGACGCTGTTCTTCTCGGCCACCATGGCGCCCGAGATCGAGCGCATCACCAACACCTTCCTGTCCGCCCCGGCGCGGATCGAAGTGGCCCGCCAGGCCACCGCATCGGAAACCATCGAACAGGCCGCGGTGGTGTTCAAGCCGTCGCGCCGTGACCGCGAGGCCAGCGAGAAACGCGCGGTCCTGCGCGCCATCATCGACGCCGAGGGCGACAAGTGCTCGAACGCCATCGTTTTCTGCAACCGCAAGGTCGACGTGGATATCGTCGCCAAATCGCTCAAGAAATACGGCTATGATGCCGCTGCGATCCATGGCGACCTGGACCAGTCGCAACGCACCCGCACGCTGGACGGCTTCCGCGCGGGCGACCTGCGCCTGCTGGTGGCCTCGGACGTGGCCGCGCGCGGCCTCGACATCCCGGCGGTCAGCCATGTGTTCAACTTCGACGTGCCCAGCCACGCCGAGGATTACGTGCACCGCATCGGCCGCACCGGCCGCGCCGGCCGCGAGGGCAAGGCCTTTACCATCGTGGTGCCGAAGGACGAAAAATACCTCGATGCGGTGGAAAAGCTGATCCAGAAAACCATCCCGCGGGTCGACAACCCCGCCAAGGTCGGCAAGCCCGTCGACGACACCGACACGGCCGAGGACGACAAGCCCAAGCGCGCGTCGCGGTCACGGTCGCGGTCGCGCAAATCCGACAAGCCCGAGACCGAGCCCAGGCCCGCCGAAGCCAGACCCGCCGAAGCCGCGCCCGAAGCCAAGACGGACGACAAGGGCCGGTCGCGTTCGGACCGCGGCAAATCCGACCGGTCGCGCTCGGGCGGCAAGTCCGGCGGCCGTGACGGCGGCGTCGTGGGTCTGGGCGATCACCTGCCCGAATTCATCGCGCTCAGCTTCGACGAACGCCGCACGGGCTAG
- a CDS encoding glycosyltransferase family 2 protein, protein MTTWGIVSTVKAPLEAIQRFAAWHLELGAHRLYLYLDDDVPDTLAALRAHPKIRAIHTDAAWWEKRDGRPEKHQVRQSLNARHANNRKPEVDWLAHIDVDEFLLPAAPVADLLGALPAEARCARIRPVEALAPGDGVAAAETAFKAFHLDQGARQAASESCFPTWGAHLSGGFLSHVAGKLIFRTGMKGLQIKIHNIALDGVSNPGQVDLPQIELGHFHAADWDHFLALYRFRMAQGSYRSELKSQVRRPDAVNLHDLFTMIESEGGEAALRLFYDEVCTASAGLCDRLDRHGLLRRHRMELDALRMRHFS, encoded by the coding sequence ATGACGACCTGGGGGATCGTTTCGACCGTCAAGGCGCCGCTGGAGGCGATCCAGCGCTTTGCCGCCTGGCATCTCGAACTGGGCGCGCACCGGCTGTATCTCTATCTCGACGACGACGTGCCCGACACGCTGGCCGCGCTGCGGGCGCATCCCAAGATCCGCGCGATCCACACCGATGCGGCCTGGTGGGAAAAACGCGACGGCCGGCCCGAAAAGCACCAGGTGCGGCAATCGCTGAACGCCCGCCATGCCAACAACCGCAAACCCGAGGTCGACTGGCTGGCGCATATCGATGTCGATGAATTCCTGCTGCCCGCCGCGCCGGTGGCCGACCTGCTGGGTGCGCTGCCGGCCGAGGCCCGCTGCGCCCGCATCCGCCCGGTCGAGGCACTGGCGCCGGGCGACGGCGTGGCCGCGGCCGAAACCGCCTTCAAAGCCTTCCATCTGGACCAGGGCGCGCGGCAGGCCGCGTCCGAATCCTGCTTTCCCACCTGGGGCGCGCATCTGTCGGGCGGCTTTCTCAGCCATGTCGCGGGCAAGCTGATCTTTCGCACCGGCATGAAGGGGCTGCAGATCAAGATCCACAACATCGCGCTGGACGGCGTGTCCAATCCCGGCCAGGTAGACCTGCCGCAGATCGAACTGGGGCATTTCCACGCCGCCGACTGGGATCACTTCCTGGCGTTGTACCGGTTCCGCATGGCGCAGGGTTCCTACCGGTCCGAGCTGAAATCCCAGGTGCGCCGCCCCGATGCCGTCAACCTGCACGACCTGTTCACCATGATCGAATCCGAGGGCGGCGAAGCCGCGCTGCGGCTGTTCTACGACGAGGTCTGCACCGCCAGCGCGGGCCTGTGCGACCGGCTGGACCGCCACGGCCTGTTGCGGCGGCACCGGATGGAACTGGACGCGCTGCGCATGCGACATTTTTCCTGA
- a CDS encoding glycosyltransferase family 2 protein, whose translation MSSDEAGRRPTYPGGIEAVLTQMEGRRDGFDYAPGETLPPHDLDLVPLLEQRVKHPSQDPDEQGPFRSSYHRKRYSLRKEFEGEPELCFLNGLLIAHLRKRVWPDHAPALFRRLWAEHADFLIARLDARWLVSSVTTFGDHGDNPVQTAVGLAMNVLFGTMKLYETERLFSGLEASRPFTIDGKARGRLPLQMDAFSISHGGLDVNMIGRLWQDADRDPVIRPLAHHLLNELIHDDRTVFRRLRTMRTRKEKRDAASTDKPLKEKEKSNVAPVPARARALTVDSLRWGIVSTQRGPLAQLARFAAHHLEAGASALHIYLDEADRQAADWLAQHPRIEIELCDETYWEETGKDRPDAHQLRQAHNATRALRACADTLDWLGHVDVDEFLLTDRPMAEILATAPPSAAIVRLPPAEALARDDGPPTAYKITHKQARQPKAIVQDIYPTFGLHLYGGFLSHTTGKLFVRTGIDDTRLGIHAMKYRGAEATNRHKPAGAFIAHHHATSWDQFRGHLDFRRSRGSYRGGARKTEMGQAELFAALAEEKGDDALRAFFDEICADSPDLRDRLRAHGMLIEAALDLDGAVRRVFGALP comes from the coding sequence ATGAGCAGTGACGAGGCGGGGCGCAGGCCCACCTATCCCGGCGGTATCGAAGCCGTGCTGACCCAGATGGAGGGGCGGCGCGACGGCTTCGACTATGCCCCGGGCGAGACGCTGCCGCCGCACGATCTCGATCTCGTTCCGCTGCTGGAACAGCGCGTGAAACATCCATCGCAAGACCCTGACGAACAAGGACCTTTCCGGTCTTCCTATCACCGCAAGCGCTATTCGCTGCGCAAGGAATTCGAAGGCGAACCCGAGCTGTGTTTCCTCAACGGCCTGCTGATCGCGCATCTGCGCAAGCGCGTCTGGCCCGATCACGCGCCGGCGCTGTTCCGGCGGCTCTGGGCCGAGCATGCCGATTTCCTGATCGCCCGTCTGGATGCGCGCTGGCTGGTCTCTTCCGTCACCACCTTCGGCGACCACGGCGACAACCCCGTGCAAACCGCCGTGGGACTGGCGATGAACGTGCTGTTCGGAACCATGAAGCTTTACGAAACAGAGCGTCTTTTCAGTGGGTTGGAGGCCAGCCGCCCGTTCACCATCGACGGCAAGGCACGCGGCCGGTTGCCGCTTCAGATGGACGCGTTTTCGATCTCGCATGGCGGGCTGGACGTGAACATGATCGGCCGGCTCTGGCAGGACGCGGATCGCGATCCGGTGATCCGACCGCTGGCGCATCACCTGCTGAACGAACTGATCCACGACGACCGCACGGTGTTCCGGCGCCTGCGCACGATGCGCACGCGTAAGGAAAAACGTGATGCAGCATCGACGGACAAGCCTCTGAAGGAAAAAGAGAAAAGCAACGTCGCACCGGTACCCGCCCGGGCCAGGGCCCTGACCGTCGACAGCCTGCGATGGGGCATCGTGTCGACCCAGCGGGGACCGTTGGCGCAACTGGCCCGCTTCGCCGCGCACCATCTCGAGGCCGGCGCCTCGGCGTTGCACATCTATCTCGACGAAGCCGACCGCCAGGCCGCCGACTGGCTGGCGCAACACCCGCGCATCGAAATTGAACTTTGCGATGAAACCTATTGGGAAGAAACCGGAAAAGACCGTCCGGACGCGCATCAGCTTCGGCAGGCCCACAACGCCACCCGGGCGCTGCGCGCCTGCGCCGACACGCTGGACTGGCTGGGCCATGTCGATGTCGACGAATTCCTGCTGACCGATCGCCCCATGGCCGAGATCCTGGCCACCGCGCCGCCTTCTGCCGCGATCGTCCGCCTGCCCCCGGCCGAAGCGCTGGCGCGTGACGACGGCCCGCCCACCGCCTACAAGATCACCCACAAGCAGGCCCGCCAGCCCAAGGCCATCGTGCAGGACATCTACCCCACCTTCGGGCTGCACCTTTATGGCGGTTTTCTCAGCCACACCACCGGCAAGCTGTTCGTGCGCACCGGCATCGACGACACCCGGCTGGGCATCCACGCGATGAAATACCGCGGCGCCGAGGCGACCAACCGGCACAAGCCCGCCGGCGCCTTCATCGCCCATCACCACGCCACCAGCTGGGACCAGTTCCGCGGCCATCTCGATTTTCGCCGCAGCCGCGGTTCCTATCGCGGCGGCGCGCGCAAGACCGAAATGGGCCAGGCCGAGCTGTTCGCCGCGCTGGCCGAGGAAAAGGGCGACGACGCCCTGCGCGCCTTTTTCGACGAGATCTGCGCCGACAGCCCCGACCTGCGCGACCGGCTGCGCGCGCATGGCATGCTGATCGAGGCCGCGCTCGATCTCGACGGCGCGGTGCGGCGCGTCTTCGGCGCCCTGCCATGA
- the tgt gene encoding tRNA guanosine(34) transglycosylase Tgt yields the protein MSKTGFTLHARDGTARCGVITTPRGEIRTPAFMPVGTAATVKGMLPESVRATGADILLGNTYHLMLRPGAERVARLGGLHRFMNWDRPILTDSGGFQVMSLSDLRKLTEEGVTFRSHIDGSKHMLSPETSMEIQRLLGSDIVMCFDECPALPADRARLEDSMRLSMRWAQRSRDAFGDRPGHMLFGIQQGGLEEDLRAESAAALRAIGFDGYAVGGLAVGEGQEAMFGVLDFAPGQLPEDQPRYLMGVGKPDDIVGAVKRGIDMMDCVLPSRSGRTGQAWTRRGPVAIKNARHADDPRPLDEDCTCPACRGYSRAYLHHVFRAGEMISGMLLTWHNLHYYQELMSGMRAAIAAGTFAEFEAAFHAMRAQGDIEPL from the coding sequence ATGAGCAAGACCGGTTTCACCCTGCATGCCCGCGACGGCACCGCGCGCTGTGGCGTCATCACGACGCCGCGCGGCGAGATCCGCACGCCGGCCTTCATGCCGGTGGGCACCGCGGCGACGGTCAAGGGGATGCTGCCGGAAAGCGTGCGCGCCACCGGCGCCGACATCCTGCTGGGCAACACCTATCACCTGATGCTGCGCCCCGGCGCGGAACGGGTGGCGCGGCTGGGCGGGCTGCACCGGTTCATGAACTGGGATCGTCCGATCCTGACCGACAGCGGCGGGTTCCAGGTGATGAGCCTGTCGGACCTGCGCAAGCTGACCGAGGAAGGCGTGACCTTTCGCAGCCATATCGACGGCTCCAAGCACATGCTGAGCCCCGAGACGTCGATGGAGATCCAGCGGCTGCTGGGGTCGGACATCGTGATGTGTTTCGACGAATGCCCGGCGCTGCCCGCCGATCGGGCGCGGCTGGAGGACAGCATGCGGCTGTCGATGCGCTGGGCGCAGCGGTCGCGCGACGCCTTTGGCGACCGGCCGGGGCACATGCTGTTCGGCATCCAGCAGGGCGGTCTGGAGGAGGATTTGCGCGCCGAAAGCGCAGCGGCGTTGCGCGCCATCGGCTTTGACGGCTACGCCGTGGGCGGTCTGGCTGTGGGCGAGGGGCAGGAGGCGATGTTCGGCGTTCTGGATTTCGCGCCGGGCCAGTTGCCCGAGGACCAGCCGCGGTACCTGATGGGCGTGGGCAAGCCCGACGACATCGTCGGCGCGGTGAAACGCGGCATCGACATGATGGATTGCGTGCTGCCGTCGCGATCGGGGCGCACCGGGCAGGCCTGGACCCGGCGCGGGCCGGTTGCCATCAAGAACGCCCGCCATGCCGACGATCCGCGTCCGCTGGACGAGGATTGCACCTGTCCCGCCTGCCGGGGCTACAGCCGGGCCTATCTGCACCACGTCTTCCGCGCCGGCGAGATGATTTCCGGCATGCTGCTGACCTGGCATAACCTGCATTATTATCAAGAGCTTATGTCCGGCATGCGCGCAGCGATCGCGGCGGGGACATTCGCCGAATTCGAGGCGGCGTTCCATGCCATGCGGGCGCAGGGGGATATCGAACCGCTTTGA
- the lon gene encoding endopeptidase La: MKKPLNASYPVLPLRDIVVFPHMIVPLFVGREKSVRALEEVMNDDKQILLASQIDPSVDDPEAGGIYKAGVLANVLQLLKLPDGTVKVLVEGQARVRITEYLPNDGFFEAKADYLTEMPGDPTAIEALVRTVAEEFERYAKVKKNIPDEALAAVGETQEPAKLADLVAGHLGIEVDQKQDLLETLSVSERLEKVYGLMQGEMSVLQVEKKIKTRVKSQMEKTQREYYLNEQMKAIQKELGDGEDGSNEIAELEQKIANTKLSKEAKEKAEAELKKLRNMSPMSAEATVVRNYLDWMLSIPWGTKSRVKKDLNRAQDILDADHYSLEKVKERIVEYLAVQARSAKLKGPILCLVGPPGVGKTSLGKSVARATGREFIRISLGGVRDESEIRGHRRTYIGSMPGKIIQALKKAKTTNPLILLDEIDKMGQDFRGDPASAMLEVLDPEQNSTFVDHYLEVEYDLSNVMFVTTANSYNMPGPLLDRMEIIPLSGYTEDEKREIAKRHLLDKQIKNHGLKKGEFAVKDDAITDIIRYYTREAGVRNLEREIAKLARKAVTKIVKKDAEKVTVTAKNLDDFLGVRKFRYGLAEEENQVGVVTGLAYTSVGGDLLQIEALRLPGKGRMKTTGKLGDVMKESIDAASSYVRSIAPEIGVKPPRFDKWDIHVHVPDGATPKDGPSAGLAMVTSIVSVLTRIPVRKDIAMTGEVTLRGNATAIGGLKEKLLAALRGGITTVLIPEENEKDLAELPDNVKDGLKIIPVKHVSEVLKLALVRDPEPIDWDEEAEEAAAAATPSAEDTAQGATAH; encoded by the coding sequence ATGAAAAAACCCCTCAACGCCTCGTACCCGGTGCTGCCGCTGCGCGACATCGTGGTGTTTCCGCACATGATCGTGCCGCTGTTCGTCGGCCGCGAGAAATCGGTGCGGGCGCTGGAAGAGGTGATGAACGACGACAAGCAGATCCTGCTGGCGTCGCAGATCGACCCGTCGGTGGATGACCCCGAGGCGGGCGGCATCTACAAGGCCGGCGTGCTGGCCAATGTGCTGCAACTGCTCAAGCTGCCCGACGGCACCGTCAAGGTGCTGGTCGAAGGCCAGGCGCGGGTGCGGATCACCGAATACCTTCCCAATGACGGTTTCTTCGAGGCCAAGGCCGATTACCTGACCGAGATGCCGGGCGATCCCACGGCGATCGAGGCGCTTGTGCGCACCGTGGCCGAGGAATTCGAACGCTACGCCAAGGTCAAGAAGAACATCCCCGACGAAGCGCTGGCCGCGGTCGGCGAGACCCAGGAACCGGCCAAGCTGGCCGACCTGGTGGCGGGCCATCTGGGCATCGAGGTGGATCAGAAGCAGGACCTGCTGGAAACGCTGTCGGTCAGCGAACGGCTGGAAAAGGTCTATGGGCTGATGCAGGGCGAGATGAGCGTTCTGCAGGTCGAGAAGAAGATCAAGACGCGCGTGAAATCCCAGATGGAGAAGACGCAGCGCGAGTATTACCTGAATGAGCAGATGAAGGCCATTCAGAAGGAGCTGGGCGACGGCGAGGACGGCAGCAACGAGATCGCCGAACTGGAACAGAAGATCGCCAACACCAAGCTGAGCAAGGAAGCCAAGGAAAAGGCCGAGGCCGAGCTGAAGAAGCTGCGCAACATGTCTCCGATGAGCGCCGAGGCCACGGTGGTGCGCAACTACCTGGACTGGATGCTGTCGATCCCGTGGGGCACGAAAAGCCGGGTCAAGAAGGACCTGAACCGCGCGCAGGATATCCTGGATGCCGATCACTACAGCCTGGAGAAGGTCAAGGAACGCATCGTGGAATACCTGGCGGTGCAGGCGCGGTCGGCCAAGCTGAAGGGCCCGATCCTGTGCCTTGTGGGACCGCCGGGCGTGGGCAAGACCAGCCTGGGCAAGTCGGTGGCCCGGGCCACGGGGCGCGAGTTCATCCGCATCTCGCTGGGCGGGGTGCGCGACGAATCCGAGATCCGCGGCCACCGGCGGACCTATATCGGGTCGATGCCGGGCAAGATCATCCAGGCGCTGAAAAAGGCCAAGACGACGAACCCGCTGATCCTGCTGGATGAAATCGACAAGATGGGCCAGGATTTCCGCGGCGATCCGGCGAGTGCCATGCTCGAGGTGCTGGACCCCGAACAGAACTCGACCTTCGTGGACCACTATCTGGAAGTGGAATACGACCTGTCGAACGTGATGTTCGTGACCACGGCCAATAGTTATAACATGCCGGGGCCGCTGCTGGACCGGATGGAGATCATCCCGCTGTCGGGTTACACCGAGGACGAGAAGCGCGAGATCGCCAAGCGTCACCTGCTGGACAAGCAGATCAAGAACCACGGGCTGAAGAAGGGCGAATTCGCGGTCAAGGACGACGCGATCACCGACATCATCCGCTATTACACCCGCGAAGCCGGGGTGCGGAATCTCGAACGCGAGATCGCCAAGCTGGCGCGCAAGGCGGTGACCAAGATCGTCAAGAAGGACGCCGAGAAGGTCACGGTGACGGCCAAGAACCTGGACGATTTCCTGGGCGTGCGGAAGTTCCGCTACGGCCTGGCGGAAGAGGAAAACCAGGTGGGTGTGGTGACCGGGCTGGCCTATACCAGCGTCGGTGGCGACCTGCTGCAGATCGAGGCGTTGCGCCTGCCGGGCAAGGGCCGGATGAAGACCACCGGCAAGCTGGGCGACGTGATGAAGGAATCGATCGACGCGGCGTCGAGCTATGTCCGGTCGATCGCGCCCGAGATCGGCGTCAAGCCGCCGCGCTTCGACAAGTGGGACATCCACGTGCACGTGCCCGATGGCGCCACGCCCAAGGATGGCCCGTCGGCCGGCCTGGCCATGGTGACGTCGATCGTGTCGGTGCTGACGCGCATCCCGGTGCGCAAGGACATCGCCATGACCGGCGAGGTGACGCTGCGCGGCAACGCGACCGCCATCGGCGGGCTGAAGGAAAAGCTGCTGGCGGCCCTGCGCGGCGGTATCACCACCGTGCTGATCCCCGAGGAAAACGAGAAGGATCTCGCCGAACTGCCCGACAACGTGAAGGACGGGCTGAAGATCATCCCGGTCAAGCACGTGTCCGAGGTGCTCAAGCTGGCGCTGGTGCGCGACCCCGAGCCCATCGACTGGGACGAAGAGGCCGAGGAAGCCGCCGCAGCGGCGACCCCGTCGGCCGAGGACACCGCGCAGGGCGCCACGGCGCATTGA
- a CDS encoding ferrochelatase: MKTLAAAAALGLLAVSAQAGGSEPMMEPVVIADDAAQTSSSAGLVLGLMTVILFGTALASN; this comes from the coding sequence ATGAAAACGCTTGCTGCCGCTGCTGCCCTTGGCCTTTTGGCCGTTTCAGCCCAGGCCGGGGGGTCCGAGCCGATGATGGAACCGGTCGTCATCGCCGACGATGCCGCGCAGACCTCCAGCTCGGCCGGTCTGGTGCTGGGTCTCATGACGGTGATCCTGTTCGGCACGGCGCTGGCCAGCAACTGA
- a CDS encoding HU family DNA-binding protein, which produces MATKKTTTRRTTRSTTAAPKPIAATRTTAAAETNAPATDTRPPADVPIADQPEMKKRELIQRAVERSGVKRRDAKPAIEAALAVLGEALAEGRSLNLAPMGKVKVNRIKAIGGGGKVIVSKVRQPGKPMTPGSVETDDLAEMPEPPVKAAE; this is translated from the coding sequence ATGGCCACGAAGAAAACCACCACCCGGCGGACGACACGCAGCACGACGGCGGCACCCAAGCCCATCGCGGCGACCCGCACGACAGCGGCCGCCGAGACGAATGCACCCGCCACCGACACGCGCCCCCCGGCCGACGTGCCGATCGCCGACCAGCCCGAGATGAAAAAGCGCGAACTGATCCAGCGGGCGGTCGAACGCAGCGGGGTCAAACGGCGCGATGCCAAGCCCGCCATCGAGGCCGCCCTGGCCGTGCTGGGCGAGGCGCTGGCCGAAGGCCGCAGCCTGAACCTGGCGCCGATGGGCAAGGTCAAGGTCAACCGGATCAAGGCGATCGGTGGCGGCGGCAAGGTCATCGTGTCCAAGGTGCGCCAGCCGGGCAAGCCGATGACACCGGGAAGCGTCGAAACCGACGATCTTGCCGAGATGCCGGAGCCGCCGGTCAAAGCCGCCGAATAG